One window of the Methylosinus trichosporium OB3b genome contains the following:
- a CDS encoding SDR family NAD(P)-dependent oxidoreductase → MHGTVTDHDGDLVAIIGMAARLPGAADVDAFWRNQLEGLCAITRQDAAALRAAGFSDADLADPRLAPAFGVLDGVADFDARFFGYPPARAQSLDPQQRLLLEVAWHALEHAGYGPGTIEGSIGAYLSIAQSGYPAPAATDVADAFFELTSRDKDYAASRVAYKLDLTGPSLMIQSASSGSLAAVHAAAEALIGGQCDMAIAGGCSIALPQGAYRHAPGLMLSATGVCRAFDAAADGAVPGSGLGVVVLKLLRDALADGDAIYAVIRGSALNNDGANKSDYLAPGVAGQARVIGEALAAAGVAAETIGYVETHGTATPIGDPIEIRALARAFEGVATPCALGALKPSIGHLHVASGVAGLIRAALAVHHGVLPPTLGFSAPNPELSLETTPFYINTSLSPWPKPGPRRAGVSAFGLGGTNVHVVLEQAPARPRERLRQAPRLPLLLSAKTPRALEAMARDLAAHLRAAPAIDLVDVAFTLAMGRQRFAHRLAIACASREEAIEALSSAREVVGEGPMLDAASLWLTGERVDWAPLFRDLDARRIPLPLYPFERARHWIETPARPTTPRPHDTLEEARDLFARVLKLPPEDLDPDANYESFGVDSLLVGSITQKLRERYPSLRSTVLFEHNSLRRLAAHLEGVERSDAEDGANAHILAPSTSWPGLSRPSTPTRRGVSQGWRDIDVPASSPEPCRDVARRELNADDGRRFPPVSQRLGVDGRDEPGHDGGRVSLCVNPTAAREGDGGGGAACEPIAIIGMAGRYPGARDLAAFWDNLQNGRDSISEAPADRWDIRDSVDPQRKDKSYTRWGGFLTDVDAFDALFFGVSPREARLIDPQQRLFLECAWAALEDAGYTRRGLEESAGGVGVFAGAMHAPYRLVGFDAVAAGVPVQSNHWSIANRVSYAFDFSGPSFAIDSACSSSLTAIHLACESLRRGECGAALAGGVNLVLHPQQPLELCRAGMLSHGPATRAFGDGGDGFVQGEGVGIVLLKPLAAALADGDSIRAVILGSAINAGGKTSGYTVPNPRAQSQVVTRALRSAGAPPASISYVECHGTGTSLGDPIEIAGLADALSEGRAAPCALGSVKSNIGHLEAAAGIAGLTKAVLQLQHGRIVPSLHASPPNPKIDFSLGPFRVAQQLEDWDGDGPRRAGVSSFGAGGANAHIVLEAAPEPAPTTASSGPWLVPLSARDPERLALMARSLRERLASGVDLADVAYTLGVGREAMEARFAVVVADRAELLRALERPLALAQAGAADATALARALERRDLHALAELWMQGATIDFARLYDGETRRRVSLPGHPLLRERHWLPEAPRRLLGEATPTLSAEARWPLTIVATDKILAEHRVDGVPTLPGVASILCATEAMERLGRAPLFGLRGLTWLRPLAVEDGSFAAECRLSPAAEGLRFDLLRGEVVHATGAIIEQPPTRDREPSGSHFPASPDAPSHPGEALYERLAARGLVYGEAFRRIESYAVSGAQATAVAQAGEGAAAAGFLDCVLQLTAALIEEEGPLLPFAVEEALILRRPSGRCRIAVRRAEGESSPGLVRFDAVVEDESGALCLVFRDLAGRLLATRPAAPQPRGVMSRLFGNRAAAVREPIALPEPPPFFEPSWREAPASLTPGARAKAPLLLGAEEQPLMRAAVATLPKTDCDEDAEGVLFLCEENEAALDRLFALVGERARRGSGAPFDLTLLGHCADGRPSPWIAAAMGLARVAAHEFPAWRVRCHLVETPADVAAALADPGDSLGREILWRDGRRFVRALHPVAPAAPRPAFRPGGVTFILGGIGGIGLALAAHVATRHGGRVALFGRTPPGADVQRRLEALGGIVEFFAADACDPVSMRRAIAAAKARLGAPTGAIHAAMVMRDQSLTQMTAETFHAALDVKTRGAENFVAALAGDALDWLSFFSSANSFAANAGQANYVAGCAFVDAFAKVAAARLGCPAPVINWGFWGEVGRVADPAYHARLARQGVQPIATAEGLAAIERALGGASAQLLVLKAEEKVLRSLGVETSAVDAALEEHAALDALTRDFVAAFAARNADALRETQPRLAAMAAAIADLARRAGPLVSPSELDEQAAAFEAAHPDLRPHVTLLRRCVDNYAEVLRGERTATEVMFPNASTSLVEGIYRGDRLTAHCNAEVARVVAEAAARAQGRKARILEVGAGTGGTSEAVLAALSAGGVAADYLYTDVSRAFALHGEQRFSSRYPFVRFGAYDLARDPAEQGLAPGGFDIVLGANVVHVTSDLEETGARLRSLLAPGGALVLYEMTAPPDFAIATFGLLDGWWGFADARLPHTPLLDAPGWARRLRAAGFADVRLEGIGGARPEEFRHTVIVATAPVAAARADTLVEAVRAVAAKTLEMRPEQLRPDRSFADYGADSLISVDLVAALSERFGVALKPTILFSHPTAEALAEHLAAHHGVVPPPSPSPAPRERAACEAPRAADEARSAVARAHSGPPATSWPSLSRPSTPVSRGVARREPTSIDSGCTPHIAQRLGVDGRDKPGHHGSGVARYVNPIAPNGGAARRGRASAWDDDIAIIGLSGRFPGAETIAAFEAAIIAGRDAVGPPPADRWDHAAIYDPTPGRPGKTLCPAGGFLDRIDLFDPLFFNLSPADAAAMDPQQRLFLEEAWRALEDAGYGGPHPSRRRCGVFVGCAAGDYESLLRRRGRLPDAQSFIGNSASMLAGRVAYRLDLNGPSLSVDTACSSSLVAVQLACESLMRRETDMALAGGVAVMTTPDFYIAGSGAGMLSPSGRCRTLDASADGFVPGEAVGAIVLKRRADAKRDGDSIVALIKGAAVNQDGTSNGVTAPNGKAQTALIELAQQRFALPPETLGYVELHGTGTTLGDPIEIEALKAAFGAAAAGCAIGSVKANIGHCLAAAGIAGLIKLALLLRRGVVSPALHFARANPHIGADCGGFLVPRETSPWPQRGGPRRGAVNSFGFSGTNAHLVLEAAPEPAPAATSEDWRLAVFSARSEAALQRLLASMAEWLRADGGRTSFFDICATLAQGRTHFDHRAAVPARDSAGLATALAQGETQAAPPALREARSVYLSGGAPDWDALFPPGRFRRVSLPTYSFERRRCWPQDEPAERTGAVSLLEAVLQDLGAAS, encoded by the coding sequence ATGCACGGGACCGTGACGGATCACGACGGCGACCTCGTCGCCATCATCGGAATGGCGGCGCGGCTGCCCGGCGCCGCCGATGTCGACGCCTTCTGGCGCAATCAGCTCGAAGGTCTCTGCGCCATCACGCGGCAGGACGCCGCGGCGCTGCGCGCGGCCGGCTTCTCCGACGCGGATCTTGCCGACCCGCGCCTCGCGCCGGCATTCGGCGTTCTCGATGGCGTCGCCGATTTCGACGCCCGCTTCTTCGGCTATCCGCCGGCGCGGGCGCAGTCGCTCGATCCGCAGCAGCGGCTGCTGCTCGAGGTCGCCTGGCATGCGCTCGAGCACGCCGGCTACGGCCCGGGGACCATAGAGGGCAGCATCGGCGCCTATCTCTCGATCGCGCAGAGCGGCTATCCGGCGCCCGCCGCGACCGATGTCGCCGACGCTTTCTTCGAGCTGACATCGCGCGACAAGGATTATGCGGCCTCGCGCGTCGCCTATAAGCTCGACCTCACAGGGCCGAGCCTGATGATTCAATCGGCTTCCTCCGGCTCGCTGGCCGCCGTCCACGCCGCCGCCGAGGCGCTGATCGGCGGCCAATGCGACATGGCCATCGCCGGCGGCTGCTCCATCGCTCTGCCACAGGGCGCCTATCGCCATGCGCCGGGCCTGATGCTTTCAGCCACGGGCGTCTGCCGCGCCTTCGACGCCGCCGCCGACGGCGCCGTGCCGGGAAGCGGGCTCGGCGTCGTCGTGTTGAAGCTGCTCCGCGACGCGCTCGCCGACGGCGATGCGATCTATGCGGTCATTCGCGGCTCGGCGCTCAACAATGACGGCGCGAATAAATCCGATTATCTCGCGCCGGGCGTCGCGGGACAGGCGCGCGTCATCGGCGAGGCGCTGGCCGCCGCCGGCGTCGCGGCGGAGACGATCGGCTATGTCGAGACCCATGGCACGGCGACGCCGATCGGCGATCCGATCGAGATTCGCGCGCTGGCCCGCGCCTTCGAGGGCGTCGCGACGCCTTGCGCGCTCGGCGCGCTGAAGCCGTCGATCGGCCATCTGCATGTGGCGAGCGGCGTCGCCGGCCTCATCCGCGCGGCGCTCGCCGTTCATCATGGCGTGCTGCCGCCGACCCTCGGCTTCTCGGCGCCCAATCCGGAACTTTCGCTCGAGACGACGCCCTTCTACATCAACACATCGCTGTCGCCCTGGCCCAAGCCCGGCCCGCGTCGCGCCGGCGTCAGCGCTTTCGGCCTCGGCGGAACCAATGTGCATGTCGTGCTCGAGCAGGCGCCCGCGCGCCCGCGCGAGCGGCTTCGCCAAGCTCCGCGCCTGCCGCTCCTTCTCTCCGCCAAGACGCCGCGCGCCCTCGAGGCGATGGCGCGCGATCTCGCCGCGCATCTGCGCGCAGCGCCGGCCATCGATCTCGTCGATGTCGCCTTCACGCTCGCCATGGGGCGCCAGCGCTTCGCGCATCGTCTCGCCATCGCCTGCGCCAGCCGCGAGGAGGCGATCGAGGCGCTCTCATCCGCGCGTGAGGTCGTCGGCGAAGGGCCGATGCTCGACGCTGCGAGCCTGTGGCTCACGGGCGAAAGAGTGGATTGGGCGCCGCTGTTTCGCGATCTCGACGCGCGCCGCATTCCGCTTCCGCTCTATCCGTTCGAGCGCGCGCGCCATTGGATCGAGACGCCGGCGCGACCGACCACGCCGCGCCCGCACGACACTCTGGAGGAGGCCCGCGATCTATTTGCCCGCGTGCTGAAGCTGCCCCCGGAGGATCTCGACCCCGACGCCAATTATGAGAGCTTCGGCGTCGACTCGCTGCTCGTCGGCAGCATCACGCAAAAGCTGCGCGAGCGCTATCCGAGCCTGCGCTCCACCGTGCTCTTCGAGCACAACAGCCTGCGCCGCCTCGCCGCGCATCTCGAGGGCGTCGAACGGAGCGACGCCGAAGATGGCGCAAATGCACACATCCTCGCCCCCTCGACGTCATGGCCGGGCTTGTCCCGGCCATCCACGCCGACACGCCGAGGCGTCTCGCAAGGTTGGCGTGATATCGACGTTCCGGCGAGTTCTCCCGAGCCCTGCCGAGACGTCGCCCGACGCGAGCTGAACGCCGACGACGGCAGGCGTTTTCCTCCCGTTTCGCAGCGGCTCGGCGTGGATGGCAGGGACGAGCCCGGCCATGACGGCGGCAGGGTTTCGCTATGTGTGAATCCGACAGCCGCTCGAGAGGGAGATGGTGGGGGCGGCGCCGCTTGCGAGCCGATCGCCATCATCGGCATGGCCGGCCGCTATCCTGGCGCGCGCGATCTCGCCGCGTTCTGGGACAATCTCCAGAACGGGCGCGACAGCATAAGCGAGGCGCCGGCGGATCGCTGGGACATCCGCGACAGCGTCGATCCGCAGCGCAAGGACAAGAGCTACACGCGTTGGGGCGGCTTCCTTACCGATGTCGACGCATTCGACGCGCTGTTCTTCGGCGTCTCGCCGCGCGAGGCGCGGCTCATCGATCCGCAGCAGCGCCTTTTCCTCGAATGCGCCTGGGCGGCGCTCGAGGACGCCGGCTACACGCGCCGCGGCCTCGAGGAGAGCGCGGGCGGCGTCGGCGTCTTCGCCGGAGCGATGCATGCGCCTTATCGGCTGGTCGGATTCGACGCCGTCGCGGCCGGCGTCCCCGTGCAGTCCAATCATTGGTCGATCGCCAATCGCGTCTCCTACGCCTTCGATTTTTCAGGACCGAGCTTCGCTATCGACTCGGCCTGCTCCTCCTCGCTGACCGCGATCCATCTCGCCTGCGAGAGTCTTCGTCGCGGTGAATGCGGCGCCGCGCTCGCCGGCGGCGTCAATCTCGTGCTGCATCCGCAGCAGCCTTTGGAACTCTGCCGCGCCGGCATGCTCTCGCATGGGCCGGCGACCCGCGCCTTCGGCGACGGCGGCGACGGCTTCGTGCAGGGCGAGGGCGTCGGCATCGTGCTGCTGAAGCCGCTCGCCGCGGCGCTCGCCGATGGGGACTCGATCCGCGCGGTCATTCTCGGCTCGGCGATCAACGCCGGCGGCAAGACCTCCGGCTACACCGTCCCCAATCCGCGCGCGCAGTCGCAAGTGGTGACGCGCGCGCTACGAAGCGCGGGCGCCCCGCCCGCGAGCATTTCTTACGTCGAATGCCATGGCACCGGCACGAGCCTCGGCGATCCGATCGAGATCGCCGGCCTCGCCGACGCGCTTTCCGAGGGCCGCGCCGCGCCCTGCGCGCTCGGCTCGGTGAAGTCCAACATCGGCCATCTCGAAGCCGCCGCCGGAATCGCCGGCCTGACCAAGGCCGTGCTGCAATTGCAACATGGGCGGATCGTCCCCTCGCTGCATGCGAGCCCGCCCAATCCGAAGATCGATTTTTCGCTCGGCCCGTTTCGCGTGGCGCAGCAGCTCGAAGACTGGGACGGCGACGGCCCGCGCCGCGCCGGCGTCAGTTCCTTCGGCGCCGGCGGCGCCAATGCGCATATCGTGCTGGAGGCGGCGCCGGAGCCCGCGCCGACCACGGCGTCTTCCGGCCCCTGGCTCGTCCCCTTGTCGGCGCGCGATCCGGAACGGCTCGCCCTGATGGCGCGCAGCCTGCGTGAGCGGCTTGCCTCGGGCGTGGATCTCGCCGATGTCGCCTATACGCTCGGCGTCGGCCGCGAGGCGATGGAAGCGCGCTTCGCCGTCGTCGTCGCCGATCGCGCGGAATTGCTGCGCGCGCTGGAGCGGCCGCTCGCCTTGGCGCAGGCCGGCGCGGCTGATGCGACGGCGCTGGCGCGCGCGCTGGAGCGCCGCGACCTCCACGCGCTCGCCGAATTGTGGATGCAGGGCGCGACAATCGATTTCGCGCGGCTCTATGACGGCGAGACACGGCGCCGCGTGAGCCTGCCCGGTCATCCGCTGCTGCGCGAGCGCCATTGGCTGCCGGAGGCCCCGCGCCGCCTTCTCGGCGAGGCGACTCCGACGCTGAGCGCCGAGGCGCGCTGGCCGCTCACCATCGTTGCGACCGATAAGATCCTGGCGGAGCATCGGGTCGACGGCGTTCCGACGCTGCCGGGCGTCGCCTCGATCCTCTGCGCGACGGAAGCAATGGAGCGGCTCGGCCGCGCGCCACTGTTCGGCCTGCGCGGGCTCACCTGGCTGCGCCCGCTCGCGGTCGAGGACGGGTCCTTCGCCGCCGAGTGCCGCCTGTCGCCGGCGGCGGAAGGGCTGCGCTTCGATCTCCTGCGCGGCGAGGTCGTCCACGCCACCGGCGCGATCATCGAGCAGCCGCCGACTCGGGACCGCGAGCCTTCAGGCTCGCATTTTCCTGCGAGTCCGGACGCTCCCTCGCACCCCGGCGAAGCTCTTTACGAGCGCCTCGCCGCGCGCGGCCTCGTCTATGGCGAGGCCTTCCGCCGCATCGAGAGCTACGCCGTCTCCGGCGCGCAGGCGACGGCGGTCGCGCAGGCCGGCGAGGGCGCCGCGGCGGCCGGCTTCCTCGATTGCGTGCTGCAGCTCACCGCGGCGCTGATCGAGGAGGAGGGGCCGCTGCTGCCCTTCGCAGTCGAGGAGGCGCTGATCCTGCGCCGCCCTTCGGGGCGCTGCCGCATCGCCGTCCGCCGCGCCGAGGGCGAGTCCTCGCCCGGCCTCGTCCGCTTCGACGCCGTCGTCGAGGATGAATCGGGCGCGCTCTGCCTCGTCTTCCGCGATCTCGCCGGCCGGCTGCTGGCGACGCGGCCGGCGGCTCCGCAGCCGCGCGGCGTCATGAGCCGGCTGTTCGGAAATCGAGCCGCGGCCGTGCGCGAGCCGATCGCCTTGCCCGAGCCGCCGCCCTTCTTCGAGCCGAGCTGGCGCGAGGCGCCCGCGTCTTTGACGCCTGGCGCGCGCGCGAAGGCGCCGCTGCTCCTCGGCGCCGAGGAGCAGCCACTGATGCGCGCGGCTGTCGCAACGCTGCCGAAGACGGATTGCGACGAAGATGCGGAGGGCGTCCTCTTCCTCTGCGAGGAGAATGAAGCGGCGCTCGATCGCCTCTTCGCGCTCGTCGGCGAGCGCGCCCGGCGCGGGTCCGGCGCGCCGTTCGATCTCACGCTTCTCGGTCATTGCGCCGATGGCCGGCCCTCGCCGTGGATCGCCGCGGCGATGGGCCTCGCGCGCGTCGCCGCTCATGAATTCCCGGCCTGGCGCGTGCGCTGTCATCTGGTCGAGACGCCGGCCGATGTCGCCGCTGCGCTCGCCGATCCGGGCGATTCGCTCGGGCGCGAAATCCTGTGGCGCGACGGGCGGCGCTTCGTGCGCGCGCTGCATCCCGTCGCCCCTGCGGCGCCGCGGCCGGCCTTCCGACCGGGCGGCGTCACTTTCATCCTCGGCGGCATCGGCGGCATCGGCCTCGCGCTCGCTGCGCATGTCGCGACGCGCCACGGCGGCAGGGTGGCGCTGTTCGGACGCACGCCGCCGGGCGCGGACGTGCAACGCCGGCTCGAGGCGCTCGGCGGCATCGTCGAATTTTTCGCCGCCGACGCCTGCGATCCCGTCTCGATGCGCCGCGCCATCGCTGCGGCGAAGGCGCGTCTCGGCGCGCCCACGGGCGCGATCCATGCGGCGATGGTGATGCGCGACCAGTCGCTGACGCAGATGACGGCCGAGACCTTCCACGCCGCGCTCGATGTGAAGACCCGCGGCGCCGAGAATTTCGTCGCGGCGCTCGCGGGCGACGCGCTCGACTGGCTCTCCTTCTTCTCCTCCGCCAATTCCTTCGCCGCCAATGCAGGGCAGGCGAATTATGTCGCCGGCTGCGCCTTCGTCGACGCTTTCGCGAAGGTCGCCGCGGCGCGTCTCGGCTGCCCGGCGCCGGTGATCAATTGGGGTTTTTGGGGCGAGGTCGGGCGAGTGGCGGACCCCGCCTATCACGCCCGTCTCGCCCGTCAGGGCGTGCAGCCGATCGCCACTGCGGAAGGGCTGGCGGCGATCGAGCGCGCGCTCGGCGGCGCATCCGCACAACTCCTCGTGCTGAAGGCGGAGGAGAAGGTTCTGCGCAGCCTCGGCGTCGAGACCTCCGCGGTCGACGCCGCGCTCGAGGAACATGCGGCGCTCGATGCGCTCACCCGCGACTTCGTCGCGGCCTTCGCCGCGCGCAATGCGGACGCTCTGCGCGAGACGCAGCCCCGCCTCGCCGCAATGGCGGCCGCCATCGCCGATCTGGCGCGCCGGGCGGGGCCGCTCGTCTCGCCGTCGGAGCTCGACGAGCAGGCGGCCGCTTTCGAAGCCGCGCATCCCGATCTTCGGCCGCATGTGACGCTGCTGCGTCGCTGCGTCGACAATTACGCGGAAGTGCTGCGCGGCGAGCGGACGGCGACCGAGGTGATGTTTCCGAACGCCTCGACCAGCCTCGTCGAAGGGATTTATCGCGGCGACCGGCTGACGGCGCATTGCAACGCCGAGGTTGCTCGCGTGGTGGCGGAGGCCGCCGCTCGCGCGCAGGGACGGAAGGCGCGCATCCTCGAGGTCGGCGCCGGCACCGGCGGCACGAGCGAAGCGGTGCTCGCCGCGCTCTCGGCCGGCGGCGTCGCGGCGGATTATCTCTACACCGACGTCTCGCGCGCCTTCGCGCTGCATGGCGAGCAGCGCTTTTCGAGCCGCTATCCCTTCGTTCGCTTCGGCGCCTATGACCTCGCCCGCGATCCCGCCGAACAGGGCCTCGCGCCCGGCGGCTTCGACATCGTGCTCGGCGCCAATGTGGTCCATGTGACCTCCGATCTCGAGGAGACCGGCGCGCGGCTCCGGTCGCTGCTCGCGCCGGGCGGCGCGCTGGTGCTCTATGAGATGACGGCGCCGCCGGATTTCGCCATCGCCACTTTCGGCCTGCTCGACGGCTGGTGGGGCTTTGCCGATGCGCGCCTGCCGCATACGCCGCTGCTCGACGCGCCGGGCTGGGCGCGCCGCCTGCGCGCCGCGGGCTTCGCCGATGTGCGACTCGAAGGGATCGGCGGCGCGCGGCCCGAGGAGTTCCGCCACACGGTGATCGTCGCGACGGCGCCCGTGGCGGCGGCGCGCGCGGATACACTGGTCGAGGCGGTTCGCGCCGTGGCGGCGAAGACGCTGGAGATGCGGCCCGAGCAGCTGCGGCCCGATCGCAGCTTCGCCGATTATGGCGCGGATTCGCTGATCAGCGTCGATCTGGTCGCGGCGCTGTCGGAACGTTTCGGCGTCGCCCTCAAGCCGACGATCCTGTTCAGCCACCCGACCGCCGAGGCGTTGGCCGAGCATTTGGCTGCGCATCATGGGGTAGTTCCCCCTCCCTCACCCTCCCCCGCTCCGCGGGAGAGGGCGGCGTGCGAGGCGCCGCGAGCCGCCGATGAAGCGCGCAGCGCTGTCGCACGCGCCCATTCTGGCCCCCCCGCGACGTCATGGCCGAGCTTGTCCCGGCCATCCACGCCCGTAAGCCGAGGCGTCGCCCGACGCGAGCCGACCTCCATCGACAGCGGGTGTACTCCCCATATTGCCCAGCGGCTCGGCGTGGATGGCCGGGACAAGCCCGGCCATCACGGCAGCGGGGTCGCGCGATATGTGAATCCGATAGCGCCAAACGGGGGAGCGGCGAGGAGGGGGCGCGCCTCGGCCTGGGACGACGACATCGCCATCATCGGCCTCTCCGGCCGTTTCCCGGGCGCAGAGACCATCGCCGCTTTCGAGGCGGCGATCATCGCCGGCCGTGACGCGGTCGGCCCGCCGCCGGCCGATCGCTGGGACCATGCGGCGATTTATGATCCGACGCCGGGCCGGCCGGGGAAAACCCTTTGTCCCGCCGGCGGCTTCCTCGATCGTATCGACCTCTTCGATCCGCTGTTCTTCAACCTGTCGCCGGCGGACGCCGCGGCGATGGACCCGCAGCAGCGGCTCTTCCTCGAGGAGGCTTGGCGCGCGCTCGAGGACGCCGGCTATGGCGGGCCGCATCCGAGCCGCAGGCGCTGCGGCGTCTTCGTCGGCTGCGCGGCGGGGGATTACGAGAGCCTGCTGCGCCGCCGCGGCCGCCTGCCCGACGCGCAGAGCTTCATCGGCAATTCGGCCTCCATGCTCGCCGGCCGCGTCGCCTATCGGCTCGATCTCAACGGTCCCTCGCTGTCGGTCGACACCGCCTGCTCCTCCTCGCTCGTCGCCGTGCAGCTCGCCTGCGAGAGCCTGATGCGCCGCGAGACCGACATGGCGCTGGCCGGCGGCGTCGCGGTGATGACCACCCCAGATTTCTATATCGCGGGCAGCGGGGCCGGCATGCTGTCGCCGAGCGGCCGTTGCCGCACGCTGGACGCGAGCGCCGACGGCTTCGTCCCCGGCGAGGCGGTGGGCGCGATCGTGCTGAAGCGCCGCGCCGATGCGAAACGCGACGGCGATTCCATCGTCGCGCTCATCAAGGGCGCGGCCGTCAATCAGGACGGGACCAGCAATGGCGTCACCGCGCCGAACGGCAAGGCGCAGACGGCGCTGATCGAGCTCGCGCAGCAACGTTTCGCGCTGCCCCCCGAGACGCTCGGCTATGTCGAGCTGCACGGCACCGGCACGACGCTCGGCGATCCGATCGAGATCGAGGCGCTGAAAGCGGCGTTCGGGGCGGCGGCGGCGGGCTGCGCCATCGGCTCGGTCAAGGCCAATATCGGCCATTGCCTCGCGGCGGCCGGGATCGCCGGGCTGATCAAGCTCGCGCTGCTGCTGCGGCGCGGCGTGGTTTCGCCGGCGCTGCATTTCGCCCGCGCCAATCCGCATATCGGCGCCGATTGCGGCGGCTTCCTCGTTCCGCGCGAAACGAGCCCCTGGCCGCAACGCGGAGGGCCGCGGCGCGGCGCCGTCAACAGCTTCGGCTTTTCCGGGACCAATGCGCATCTCGTGCTCGAGGCGGCGCCGGAGCCGGCTCCCGCCGCGACTTCGGAAGACTGGCGCCTCGCCGTCTTCTCGGCGCGCAGCGAGGCGGCGCTGCAGCGCCTGCTCGCGAGCATGGCCGAGTGGCTGCGCGCGGACGGCGGCCGCACGTCCTTCTTCGATATTTGCGCGACGCTGGCGCAGGGCCGCACCCATTTCGACCATCGCGCCGCCGTGCCGGCGCGCGACTCCGCCGGTCTCGCGACCGCTCTGGCGCAGGGCGAGACGCAAGCCGCGCCGCCCGCGCTGCGCGAGGCCCGCTCGGTCTATCTTTCCGGCGGCGCGCCCGATTGGGACGCACTGTTCCCGCCGGGCCGTTTCCGCCGCGTGTCGCTGCCGACCTATTCGTTCGAGCGCCGGCGCTGCTGGCCGCAGGACGAGCCGGCGGAGCGGACCGGCGCCGTCAGCCTTTTGGAGGCCGTGCTGCAAGATCTCGGAGCCGCCTCGTGA